The Sulfurospirillum halorespirans DSM 13726 genome has a window encoding:
- a CDS encoding cache domain-containing protein produces MSYNSRNDYKGFPIKTFRAFALFFGLFFVLILTLGFLIYRANHNLYIEDAKNSVESVLGLTQELISHEKQLALSIALMLSQNETLKEGYLKNDRALLFETLQSEISKIKHYLQIENLEVQLHTKEAKAYVRSWDFDDYGDDLSTFRKGITLLHQTKMPLVAIELGKRLNIKALCPIYAKNEFIGSLEIIISFDEIAQKLNAKKINFVILMDKELLEIGEWMKELTQIDNYVIVSNSCPSGCINALNAIISTSTLEKGFARSNDALFGFTPLFDIEAKQVGYIGIWFGESLLKESLLLRASLTPRATPLHVKTLEPAIEDSQKREVLIR; encoded by the coding sequence TTGAGCTATAATTCACGTAATGATTACAAAGGATTTCCCATCAAAACATTTCGTGCATTTGCACTCTTTTTTGGACTCTTTTTCGTCCTCATCCTTACCCTTGGCTTTTTGATCTATCGCGCTAACCACAACCTTTACATCGAAGATGCCAAAAACAGTGTGGAGAGTGTGCTAGGCCTCACCCAAGAGCTGATTTCCCATGAAAAACAACTCGCCCTTAGCATCGCGCTAATGCTCTCTCAAAATGAGACACTCAAAGAGGGGTACCTTAAAAACGATCGTGCGTTACTTTTTGAAACCTTACAGAGCGAAATTTCTAAAATCAAACACTATTTACAGATTGAAAACCTTGAAGTGCAACTCCATACCAAAGAGGCAAAGGCGTACGTGCGAAGCTGGGATTTTGATGATTATGGCGACGATCTCTCCACGTTTCGCAAAGGCATAACACTTTTGCATCAAACCAAAATGCCTCTGGTGGCGATTGAGCTAGGAAAACGTCTCAACATCAAAGCACTCTGCCCGATTTATGCTAAAAATGAGTTTATCGGCTCTTTGGAAATCATCATCAGTTTTGATGAAATCGCCCAAAAGCTGAACGCTAAAAAGATCAATTTTGTGATTTTGATGGACAAAGAGCTTTTAGAGATTGGTGAATGGATGAAAGAGCTGACCCAAATCGATAACTACGTTATTGTGAGCAACAGCTGTCCTAGCGGGTGCATCAATGCCTTAAATGCCATCATCTCGACCTCAACATTGGAGAAAGGGTTTGCGCGCTCTAACGATGCCCTGTTTGGCTTTACGCCGCTGTTTGACATCGAAGCCAAACAGGTAGGTTACATTGGAATTTGGTTTGGAGAGTCCTTGCTCAAAGAGTCGTTGCTCCTTCGAGCTTCCCTCACCCCTCGCGCAACACCTTTACATGTAAAGACCTTGGAGCCTGCAATTGAAGACTCGCAGAAACGTGAAGTACTGATTCGATGA
- a CDS encoding sensor histidine kinase produces the protein MKSETKNAFIFAIILTFLTLLLVSFPILNYLSVSLRLSQVNQETQLRSYAKEIEATIQGILPLQKTFLFPRSILFKSTLLDANNRIVFSLIEEPIPSFSDEFVTNESSLFYKHPLASNALHVKYLIVQKEISHSQVIFDILVIIGVVLMGMLLFSYLLLKLLLKPYIETSTRMNLFFTDVMHELKTPLGIMQLNIEGLVQKYKDKRLGRTLAALSTLATLYDDLEYLIKNKTITYTTELLNFSTFLEDRIAYFEALSASKEITICSHIESQLYVRINRIELQRIIDNNITNAIKYSPTQTIIEVTLNADNDRLCFKVKDQGVGIKEVEKIFERHYRGDIYKGGFGIGLSIVKSICDKYGVVIEVQSEEKKGSEFSYWFRKEEKEEKISS, from the coding sequence TTGAAAAGTGAGACTAAAAATGCGTTTATTTTCGCCATCATTCTCACTTTCTTGACGCTCTTACTCGTCTCATTTCCCATTTTAAATTACCTCTCCGTTTCACTGCGCCTCAGCCAAGTCAATCAAGAGACGCAACTGCGCAGTTATGCCAAAGAGATTGAAGCAACCATTCAAGGCATTTTGCCACTTCAAAAAACTTTCTTGTTTCCACGCTCCATCCTCTTTAAAAGTACGCTTTTAGATGCCAACAACCGCATCGTTTTTTCACTGATCGAAGAGCCTATTCCAAGCTTTAGCGATGAATTCGTCACCAATGAGAGTTCTCTTTTTTACAAACATCCTCTGGCTTCAAATGCTTTACATGTAAAGTATTTAATCGTGCAAAAAGAGATCTCGCATTCGCAAGTTATTTTTGATATTTTGGTCATTATTGGCGTCGTTTTGATGGGGATGTTACTTTTTTCGTACCTTCTTTTGAAACTCTTGCTCAAGCCTTACATCGAAACGTCCACGCGTATGAATCTCTTTTTTACCGATGTGATGCACGAACTTAAAACACCTTTGGGCATTATGCAGCTCAATATCGAAGGGCTGGTGCAAAAATACAAAGACAAACGCCTCGGTCGCACCCTTGCGGCACTCTCTACCCTTGCAACATTGTACGATGATTTGGAATACCTCATCAAAAACAAAACGATCACCTACACAACCGAACTACTCAATTTTTCGACGTTTTTGGAAGATCGCATTGCGTACTTTGAAGCCCTAAGCGCTTCAAAAGAGATTACGATTTGTTCACACATCGAGTCTCAACTTTATGTGCGCATCAACCGTATTGAGCTTCAACGCATTATTGATAACAATATCACCAATGCAATCAAATATTCGCCCACGCAAACCATCATCGAAGTCACATTAAACGCAGACAACGATAGACTCTGTTTTAAAGTCAAAGATCAAGGGGTGGGAATTAAGGAGGTCGAAAAGATTTTTGAGCGCCATTACCGAGGGGACATCTACAAAGGTGGCTTTGGAATTGGGCTTAGTATTGTGAAAAGTATTTGTGATAAGTATGGTGTTGTGATTGAAGTGCAATCAGAAGAGAAAAAAGGAAGTGAATTTAGCTATTGGTTTAGAAAAGAGGAAAAGGAGGAGAAAATCTCCTCCTAA
- a CDS encoding cold-shock protein → MALLEGTVKWFNNEKGFGFIQPNDGGKDVFVHFRQVNRSGYGRVSLAEGQKVTYELGEGPKGPQAENVTAL, encoded by the coding sequence ATGGCTTTATTAGAGGGAACCGTTAAATGGTTTAACAATGAAAAAGGTTTTGGATTTATCCAACCAAACGATGGCGGAAAAGATGTATTCGTACACTTTCGTCAAGTAAATAGATCAGGTTATGGTCGTGTATCTTTGGCAGAAGGCCAAAAAGTCACTTATGAACTAGGCGAAGGTCCAAAAGGCCCACAAGCTGAGAACGTAACAGCACTATAA
- a CDS encoding c-type cytochrome, protein MKKVSILGMALLLLGASGLFAFDVAELAKRSDKGFKPVVVKDWKAPDESTIPNNLFGETVRYGKALVHETYKYIGPEVADAKMRYAGNNLACSSCHQDAGTKRWSAPFMATFGTFPQYRNRDENIGSIEERVNGCMNRSMNGKSLPENGKEMRAIVTYMYWLAQGIPVGAKVEGAEFPQVNRKMVMSQAADPIKGEKVYKEHCASCHGENGEGVKREGKANGYEFPPLWGKDTYNTGAGMYRVLRAADWIVANMPLGADNHNRILTDEQAYNVAAYINNYDKPRDVKANREKDFPDLSMKVPDSDVGPYDDNKTRHQHKFGPYKGIIIPAK, encoded by the coding sequence ATGAAAAAAGTATCGATTCTTGGAATGGCACTACTACTTTTGGGTGCAAGCGGGCTTTTTGCATTTGATGTGGCGGAGCTTGCTAAACGCTCAGATAAAGGGTTTAAACCGGTTGTGGTGAAAGATTGGAAGGCGCCTGATGAGAGCACCATTCCTAATAATCTTTTTGGAGAGACCGTGCGTTATGGAAAAGCACTGGTGCATGAAACCTACAAATACATCGGTCCCGAAGTTGCGGATGCTAAAATGCGTTACGCGGGTAACAACCTCGCCTGTTCTTCGTGTCACCAAGATGCAGGCACCAAGCGATGGTCAGCACCTTTTATGGCAACGTTTGGAACGTTTCCTCAATACCGTAATCGCGATGAGAACATCGGTAGCATTGAAGAGCGTGTCAATGGGTGTATGAATCGCAGTATGAATGGCAAATCGCTTCCTGAAAATGGAAAAGAGATGCGTGCTATCGTGACGTATATGTACTGGTTAGCGCAAGGCATTCCTGTTGGAGCCAAAGTCGAAGGCGCTGAGTTTCCTCAGGTCAATCGCAAAATGGTCATGAGCCAAGCGGCCGATCCGATCAAGGGTGAAAAAGTGTACAAAGAGCATTGTGCTTCGTGCCATGGTGAAAATGGAGAAGGCGTGAAACGTGAAGGCAAAGCCAATGGATACGAGTTTCCTCCACTTTGGGGCAAAGATACGTACAATACAGGTGCTGGAATGTACCGTGTGCTTCGCGCGGCAGACTGGATCGTAGCCAATATGCCTTTGGGTGCGGACAATCACAACCGTATTCTCACCGACGAGCAAGCCTACAATGTCGCAGCGTACATCAATAATTACGATAAACCACGCGACGTCAAAGCCAATCGTGAAAAAGATTTTCCTGATCTTAGCATGAAAGTGCCTGATAGCGATGTTGGACCTTATGATGATAACAAAACACGTCACCAACACAAATTTGGTCCGTACAAAGGGATCATTATTCCTGCAAAATAA
- a CDS encoding EAL domain-containing protein has protein sequence MKIAKTYALYSTIILSCTLILMTSVWFSKKTQEQRQIAHEQSSVFERYKAVLNLEKTPLRQMSLNYSRWDEMATFVNTQDLSWSKDNLEPLLPTFGLHYIFIFDASKKLVYRHKSNDVQTINFDLSSFDASKSSFKEFYHYEDGAFIQFFLAPIHTSADLKRTGEPKGFLVLGRLFDDAFLKSMGHVSLGTASLFSASDHPTLEEHFEIPLHSLQDDVIGYLDFYYTSSMLLFMAEMQNFLLFAGFIIVLGGIVLFHSLTYKIIFTPIRYISMALKSHNLNYIAALSRQEHELGEIAHLICEHEKQSHLLEHYKEAIDENTIVSKTDAKGIITYANTQFMAISGYTEMELLGKPHNIVRHPDNPQNFFKEMWETLKEGNTWKGVVKNRRKDGSAYYVKSVIMPLFDEQGAIHEYIAIRYDVSELFEQVEHLRKEKLTELPSRKFLFEAIERTQAPHLAILNICGFRDINTLHGQAFGDLYLRHLTLKIKQLMPKTWQFFHLQSDEFALFCDAPLLDQAFNNECQHILAILSHEGLFIQQTYYPLTLRFGIANGVGYLYNRAEIAMKEARESRKNFVVYDDNKGFEERLQKDIQWNETIMSALKENRFTIFLQEIVPLHVKKNARKKYEVLIRLIDTDGRIISPFHFIDLSKRMHLYDQLTRFVIQEGLRAALELHCDISINITKEDIMNQETTAFLMDMLHQYPTLQGHITLELVESEGIEDSTEVQTFLQQIRTYGCLLAIDDFGAGYSNFEYLLRLNVDFIKIDGSLIKNLDTDANAYATVKTITHFAKNLGILVVAEFVHKKEILEKVKELDIDFAQGFYLHEPSPKTKIKSHYVSH, from the coding sequence ATGAAAATAGCAAAAACATATGCACTTTACAGCACAATCATCCTCTCTTGCACACTGATCTTAATGACAAGTGTCTGGTTTAGTAAAAAAACGCAAGAGCAAAGACAGATCGCACACGAGCAAAGTAGTGTGTTTGAACGCTACAAAGCCGTCTTAAATCTTGAAAAGACTCCTCTGAGGCAAATGAGCCTTAACTACTCGCGCTGGGATGAAATGGCAACGTTTGTGAACACCCAAGATTTAAGCTGGAGCAAGGATAATTTAGAGCCTCTGCTTCCCACATTTGGGCTTCATTATATTTTTATCTTTGATGCTTCTAAAAAGCTGGTTTATCGCCATAAAAGTAACGACGTTCAAACCATAAATTTTGATTTATCCTCTTTTGATGCCTCAAAGTCCTCTTTTAAAGAATTTTACCACTACGAAGATGGTGCGTTTATCCAATTTTTTTTAGCGCCCATTCATACCTCGGCTGATTTGAAACGTACGGGTGAACCAAAGGGCTTTTTGGTTTTAGGACGACTTTTTGATGATGCTTTTCTAAAAAGTATGGGACATGTGAGCCTTGGAACAGCGTCACTTTTTTCTGCGAGTGATCATCCTACCTTAGAAGAGCACTTTGAGATTCCACTTCACTCTTTGCAGGATGACGTGATCGGTTATCTTGATTTTTACTACACCTCCTCGATGCTTCTTTTTATGGCTGAAATGCAAAACTTTCTACTCTTTGCAGGATTTATCATTGTTTTAGGGGGCATTGTACTGTTTCATTCCCTTACCTATAAGATTATCTTCACACCAATTCGATACATCTCTATGGCACTTAAAAGCCACAATCTCAATTACATTGCAGCACTTTCACGTCAAGAACATGAACTGGGTGAAATTGCGCATCTGATTTGTGAGCATGAAAAACAATCTCACCTCTTAGAACACTACAAAGAGGCGATTGATGAAAATACGATTGTCTCCAAAACCGATGCTAAAGGCATTATTACCTATGCCAATACTCAATTTATGGCTATCTCAGGCTACACCGAAATGGAACTTTTAGGCAAACCCCATAACATTGTCCGCCATCCAGACAACCCTCAAAACTTCTTTAAAGAGATGTGGGAAACCCTAAAAGAGGGAAATACTTGGAAAGGTGTTGTGAAAAACCGCCGCAAAGACGGCAGTGCTTACTACGTTAAATCGGTGATTATGCCACTATTTGACGAGCAAGGAGCGATTCATGAGTACATTGCAATTCGTTACGATGTCAGTGAGCTGTTTGAACAAGTGGAACACCTGCGCAAAGAGAAGCTCACTGAGCTTCCCAGTCGCAAGTTTCTCTTTGAAGCCATTGAACGCACCCAAGCACCGCACTTAGCCATTCTTAATATTTGTGGGTTTCGTGACATCAATACTCTGCATGGGCAAGCCTTTGGAGACCTCTATCTGCGCCATTTAACCCTTAAAATCAAACAGCTTATGCCAAAAACATGGCAATTCTTTCATCTCCAAAGCGATGAATTTGCCCTCTTTTGCGACGCACCACTTCTTGACCAAGCCTTTAACAATGAATGCCAACACATTCTTGCCATTCTCTCGCATGAAGGGCTTTTCATTCAACAGACATATTACCCACTCACCCTTCGTTTTGGCATTGCCAACGGGGTTGGGTATCTTTACAACCGTGCGGAGATCGCCATGAAAGAGGCACGCGAATCTCGCAAAAATTTCGTGGTTTACGATGACAATAAAGGCTTTGAAGAACGTTTGCAAAAAGACATTCAGTGGAATGAAACCATTATGAGTGCGCTTAAAGAGAACCGTTTTACGATCTTTTTGCAGGAAATTGTTCCTTTACATGTAAAGAAGAACGCGCGCAAAAAGTATGAGGTACTGATTCGCCTCATTGATACCGATGGACGCATTATCTCGCCTTTTCATTTTATTGACCTCTCCAAACGCATGCACTTGTACGATCAACTGACGCGTTTTGTCATTCAAGAGGGGTTGCGAGCCGCTTTGGAGCTGCATTGTGATATTTCGATCAACATCACCAAAGAAGATATTATGAACCAAGAAACAACGGCATTTTTGATGGATATGTTGCACCAATACCCCACACTGCAAGGGCACATCACCCTAGAACTCGTCGAATCAGAGGGCATTGAAGACTCCACAGAAGTGCAAACGTTTTTGCAACAGATACGCACATACGGTTGTTTGCTTGCGATTGATGATTTTGGTGCAGGGTATTCTAACTTTGAATACTTACTGCGCCTCAATGTGGATTTCATCAAAATCGATGGTTCACTGATTAAAAACCTTGACACCGATGCCAATGCGTATGCAACGGTGAAAACGATTACCCATTTTGCTAAAAACTTAGGCATTTTAGTCGTAGCTGAATTTGTTCATAAAAAAGAGATCTTGGAAAAAGTCAAAGAGCTTGACATTGACTTTGCACAAGGGTTCTATCTGCATGAGCCTTCCCCAAAAACAAAAATAAAGAGTCACTATGTTAGCCATTGA
- a CDS encoding response regulator transcription factor, with protein MKILLLEDDHTYNESIKDSLEEMGYAVDAFEDGLVALDALFEKQYHLALLDIRVPHLDGYEILKEIRKAKLDLPIIFITSLTDINNLSLGYELGCNDYLRKPFSLKELQYRVSQTLKSYHLHTTLDVIPLTHGFSYHSDDQSLWFEEMQVNLSNYERKLLFVLVKNRGNFISTELIHEYVWEGKEVGDNDIRMLIKKLRDKTDKDFIITAKGIGYKIEK; from the coding sequence ATGAAGATTTTGCTGCTGGAAGATGACCACACCTATAATGAGAGTATCAAAGACTCTTTGGAAGAGATGGGCTATGCAGTTGATGCCTTTGAAGATGGGCTTGTTGCGCTTGATGCACTCTTTGAAAAGCAGTATCATCTTGCCCTTTTGGACATTCGAGTTCCGCATCTGGACGGCTATGAAATCCTCAAAGAGATTCGTAAAGCAAAACTCGATCTTCCGATCATTTTTATCACCTCTTTGACGGACATTAACAACCTCTCTTTGGGGTACGAACTTGGCTGTAATGACTATTTGCGTAAACCATTTTCACTCAAAGAGCTTCAATACCGTGTCTCGCAAACGCTCAAAAGTTACCATCTGCATACGACACTCGATGTCATTCCCCTCACGCATGGTTTTTCCTACCATAGTGACGACCAAAGCCTCTGGTTTGAAGAGATGCAGGTCAATCTCAGCAATTATGAACGCAAATTGCTCTTTGTTTTGGTAAAAAATAGGGGCAATTTTATCTCCACAGAGCTCATCCACGAATACGTTTGGGAAGGTAAAGAAGTCGGCGATAATGATATACGCATGCTGATTAAAAAACTGCGCGACAAGACTGATAAGGATTTTATCATCACTGCGAAAGGCATAGGATACAAAATTGAAAAGTGA
- a CDS encoding nitrous oxide-stimulated promoter family protein has protein sequence MTKEKLISDTQTLHRFIQLHCDKKHHDIPKKKGALQVSFKEESLCDLPYHICEECETLFLYAYGKLKNCPHENKPSCRKCPDPCYAKPMWKKMASVMMFSGMQFGLTKIRKIFSK, from the coding sequence ATGACCAAAGAAAAACTCATCTCCGACACGCAAACCTTGCACCGTTTTATTCAACTGCATTGCGACAAAAAGCATCACGATATTCCCAAAAAGAAGGGCGCTTTGCAGGTGAGTTTTAAAGAAGAGTCCTTGTGCGATCTTCCCTATCATATCTGCGAAGAGTGCGAGACGCTTTTTCTCTACGCGTATGGCAAACTGAAAAATTGTCCGCACGAAAATAAACCGAGTTGTCGCAAATGTCCCGATCCGTGTTATGCAAAGCCGATGTGGAAAAAGATGGCGAGCGTGATGATGTTCAGCGGTATGCAGTTTGGACTGACCAAAATACGCAAAATCTTTTCCAAATAA